A window from Leptothermofonsia sichuanensis E412 encodes these proteins:
- a CDS encoding IS4 family transposase has protein sequence MQQITEFRQVLQPLLGWHGARLAFVAQFLIALLRTRTVNLSELAASFCGSAQIPSNYKRLQRFFSDFDLDYAAIARAVVCLMGIPQPWVLAIDRTEWSFGGSVFNILTLGICHQGISFPVVFLMLDNRGNSNTQERIDLLNEFFTIFGEDVRLRCLTSDREFVGREWIGYLLEDEPIPFRGRIRETETLSDGSKALNGRVLFADLKAGETKILRKRRQVWGHWVYVVGLRLDTQELLILVTNHSPHSALKDYALRWNLETLFGAFKTRGFCLEATHFIDDYRVRKLFALLTLALCWVMRTGVWRQAHKTIQLKSHGRKAQSLFRYGLDYLHNLLVNLDHKLDEFLDNLKLLSCT, from the coding sequence ATGCAACAGATTACCGAATTTCGCCAAGTTTTGCAGCCCCTCCTCGGTTGGCATGGTGCGCGGCTGGCATTTGTGGCTCAATTTCTGATCGCCCTGCTACGAACCCGTACGGTGAATCTGAGCGAATTGGCTGCTAGCTTTTGTGGTTCCGCCCAAATTCCGTCGAACTACAAGCGTCTCCAGCGCTTCTTTAGCGACTTTGATCTCGATTATGCGGCGATTGCCCGTGCCGTGGTCTGCCTGATGGGGATCCCGCAGCCTTGGGTGCTCGCCATAGACCGCACCGAATGGAGCTTTGGCGGTAGCGTTTTCAACATTCTCACCCTGGGCATTTGCCATCAGGGTATTTCCTTTCCGGTGGTGTTTCTGATGCTGGACAACCGCGGCAATTCCAACACCCAAGAGCGCATCGATTTGCTCAACGAATTCTTCACGATTTTTGGCGAGGATGTCCGCCTGCGGTGCCTGACGAGCGACCGCGAATTTGTTGGGCGGGAGTGGATTGGCTATTTGCTCGAAGATGAGCCAATCCCGTTTCGGGGGCGGATTCGCGAAACTGAAACGCTCAGTGATGGCAGCAAAGCCCTGAATGGCCGCGTCCTCTTTGCCGATCTCAAAGCGGGTGAAACCAAGATTTTACGCAAACGCCGTCAAGTGTGGGGACATTGGGTGTATGTCGTTGGTCTGCGGCTTGACACCCAGGAATTACTGATTTTGGTCACCAACCATTCACCCCATTCAGCCCTCAAAGATTACGCCCTGCGGTGGAATTTAGAAACCCTGTTCGGTGCGTTCAAAACTCGGGGCTTCTGCCTCGAAGCGACCCATTTTATTGATGACTACCGAGTCCGCAAGCTCTTTGCGCTCCTCACATTGGCGTTATGTTGGGTGATGCGAACGGGGGTGTGGCGGCAGGCGCACAAAACGATTCAACTCAAGTCCCATGGGCGCAAAGCCCAGAGTCTATTCCGATATGGCTTAGATTACTTGCACAACCTACTCGTTAATCTTGACCATAAATTAGATGAGTTCTTGGACAATCTCAAACTTTTGTCCTGTACTTAG